One Ignavibacterium album JCM 16511 genomic region harbors:
- a CDS encoding B12-binding domain-containing radical SAM protein: MKKVLFTHSYFYRLDPKQWKSKQPFPPLATITAASFLRSFGYEVNLFDTALRNSPDEIIAEIKSYMPDYLIIYDDSFNYLTKMCLTNMRQAAFRMIKIAKENNITVIVSSSDATDHYEKYLNSGADYIIIGEAEHTLKELLDSLDSNPQNVFRVDGIIFKSEDKFIKTTSRQIERNLDIFPIAAWDLINIDDYKKVWNDGRKEFSLNIATTRGCPFRCNWCAKPIYGNRYNSRSPQNVIDEIELLQKKFDVKYFWFCDDIFGLKLGWVQEFRDLVKQRNLNFRYKIQSRVDLLLKEDTIDALAESGADIVWVGAESGSQKILDAMDKGTSVDEIYKATTLLKSKNVKVAFFLQFGFLNETKEDIEKTIKMVLELMPDEIGISVSYPLPGTKFYEIVKEQMKEKTNWTDSDDLTLMFRNTYNPAYYKKLHRYVHKVYKKKVSIEAIKKIFTQPIRLNKNYLRSALMSFYYFPAELIDRISLKKLETLS, from the coding sequence ATGAAAAAAGTTTTATTTACTCATTCTTACTTTTACAGACTTGACCCAAAACAATGGAAATCAAAACAGCCATTTCCTCCTCTCGCCACAATCACTGCAGCATCTTTTCTAAGATCATTTGGATACGAAGTAAACCTGTTTGATACTGCATTACGAAACTCACCAGATGAAATAATAGCGGAAATTAAAAGTTACATGCCGGATTATCTTATCATTTATGATGACAGTTTTAATTATCTGACTAAAATGTGTCTTACGAATATGCGTCAAGCCGCATTCAGAATGATTAAGATTGCAAAAGAAAATAATATCACAGTTATTGTTTCTTCTTCCGATGCAACAGACCATTATGAAAAATATTTGAACTCCGGTGCTGATTATATTATCATTGGTGAAGCCGAGCATACATTAAAAGAACTTTTAGATTCATTGGATTCAAATCCGCAAAATGTTTTTCGTGTTGATGGAATAATTTTCAAAAGCGAAGATAAGTTTATTAAAACAACATCAAGACAAATTGAAAGAAATCTTGACATATTTCCAATAGCTGCATGGGATCTGATAAATATTGATGATTATAAAAAAGTTTGGAATGATGGAAGAAAAGAGTTTTCACTTAATATTGCAACAACAAGGGGTTGTCCTTTCAGATGTAATTGGTGTGCAAAACCAATTTACGGAAACAGATACAATTCACGTTCACCTCAGAATGTAATTGACGAAATTGAATTGCTTCAGAAAAAATTCGATGTAAAATATTTCTGGTTTTGTGATGATATTTTCGGGTTAAAACTAGGTTGGGTTCAGGAATTCAGAGATTTGGTTAAGCAAAGAAATTTGAATTTCAGATACAAAATTCAGTCGCGTGTTGATTTACTTTTGAAAGAAGATACAATTGATGCATTAGCAGAATCGGGTGCTGATATTGTTTGGGTTGGTGCTGAGTCTGGTTCACAAAAAATTCTTGATGCAATGGACAAAGGAACATCTGTAGATGAAATTTATAAAGCCACAACACTTCTGAAATCAAAAAATGTTAAAGTTGCATTCTTCCTTCAGTTCGGTTTTCTGAATGAAACGAAAGAAGACATAGAGAAGACGATAAAAATGGTTTTAGAACTTATGCCGGATGAGATAGGAATTTCCGTGTCTTATCCATTACCCGGAACAAAATTTTATGAAATTGTAAAAGAGCAAATGAAAGAAAAAACAAACTGGACAGACTCGGATGATCTTACTTTGATGTTCAGAAACACTTATAATCCTGCATACTATAAAAAACTTCATCGCTATGTTCATAAAGTTTACAAGAAAAAAGTAAGTATAGAAGCAATTAAGAAAATTTTTACTCAACCAATTCGACTTAATAAGAATTATCTCCGATCGGCACTAATGTCTTTCTATTATTTTCCTGCTGAACTGATTGACAGAATATCACTAAAAAAACTTGAGACGCTAAGCTGA
- a CDS encoding nucleotidyltransferase domain-containing protein: MLSLLSKNIIKTLAYYDIFSYPLKAEEIYHNLPVNHCSSGDIVSELKKLCDKKLVYKIKDFYLLQNNPEFVSRRQKGNSLCEKKIKSAFRMSSFISKFPYVRAIFLTGSISKGYMDKESDVDYLIVTKPGRLWVARLFLTLFKKIFLLNSRKVFCINYYIDYNHLEIEEKNVFTAIEIATLIPTFGKKYYDEFYSSNSWIKEYFPNYPKRNNPVIDKQSGFQKLFESLLNNKLGDLLDDFSMRLFAKATKRKFRHFDEKDFSLAFKSTKCESKYHPKFFQKKVLVTLDEKLRKLQQTLNVSLM; the protein is encoded by the coding sequence ATGTTATCACTACTAAGCAAAAATATTATCAAAACTTTGGCATACTACGATATTTTCTCTTATCCACTTAAGGCCGAAGAGATTTATCACAATCTTCCGGTTAATCATTGCAGCAGCGGAGATATTGTTTCGGAGTTGAAAAAACTTTGTGACAAAAAGCTGGTTTACAAAATAAAAGATTTCTATCTGCTGCAAAACAATCCGGAATTTGTTTCCAGAAGACAAAAAGGAAATTCTCTCTGCGAAAAGAAAATCAAATCTGCTTTCCGAATGTCAAGCTTTATTTCAAAATTTCCTTATGTGCGTGCAATTTTTCTTACAGGTTCAATTTCAAAAGGTTATATGGATAAAGAATCCGATGTTGATTACCTGATTGTTACCAAGCCCGGAAGACTTTGGGTGGCCAGACTTTTTCTTACATTGTTCAAAAAAATATTTCTTCTTAACTCAAGAAAAGTTTTTTGCATAAACTATTACATTGATTATAACCATCTGGAAATTGAAGAGAAAAATGTTTTTACCGCAATCGAAATAGCTACACTTATACCCACATTTGGCAAAAAGTATTATGATGAGTTTTATTCAAGCAATAGCTGGATAAAAGAATATTTCCCAAATTATCCGAAAAGAAATAATCCTGTAATTGATAAACAAAGTGGATTTCAGAAACTTTTTGAATCGTTACTTAACAATAAATTAGGAGACTTGCTGGACGATTTTTCAATGAGGCTTTTTGCTAAAGCAACTAAAAGAAAATTCCGGCACTTTGATGAAAAAGATTTTTCACTCGCTTTCAAATCTACAAAGTGTGAGTCGAAGTATCATCCCAAATTTTTTCAGAAGAAAGTTTTAGTAACTCTGGATGAAAAACTCAGAAAGCTTCAACAAACTTTAAATGTTTCTTTGATGTGA
- a CDS encoding thiamine pyrophosphate-dependent enzyme — MEKLLLLGAEAIAQGAIDGGMSGIYAYPGTPSTEITEYVQNNKIAIERNIHRNWSANEKTAVEAALGMSYAGKRAMACMKHVGLNVAADPFINAAITGVNGGLVITVADDPSMHSSQNEQDSRFYGKFAMIPMLEPSNQQEAYDMAYESFELSEKFKIPVLMRITTRLSHSRSGIKRKEIKSENPLTYPDDPIQFVLLPSNARKRYKGLLGIQSSIEEAAEKSKYNKYIDGKDKSLGIIACGIAFNYLMENYPENNCPHPILKIGQYPMPYSLLDKIVNECDKILVLEDGYPFVEEQIKGYFDKSGKITGRLNGAIPRDGELNPDIVGKALGKEVKQFFKIPEIVKNRPPELCSGCAHRDIYTALNETMKEFGKQKVFSDIGCYTLGALPPWNAINSCVDMGASITMAKGAADAGVRPSVAVIGDSTFTHSGMTALLDCVYENTPVTIIIADNATTAMTGGQTSPATGRLEQICIGLGVKPEHVRVLTPLPKFHEEMIKVIREELLYEGVSVIIPRRECIQTATRSKKEQRVKAEEVTQ; from the coding sequence ATGGAAAAATTACTTTTACTAGGTGCCGAAGCAATTGCTCAAGGTGCAATTGATGGCGGAATGTCAGGAATTTATGCTTATCCTGGAACACCTTCAACTGAAATAACCGAATATGTTCAAAACAACAAAATTGCGATTGAAAGAAATATTCATCGCAATTGGTCTGCGAATGAAAAAACCGCAGTGGAAGCAGCACTCGGAATGAGTTACGCCGGCAAGCGTGCAATGGCTTGTATGAAACATGTTGGTTTAAATGTTGCAGCCGATCCTTTCATCAATGCAGCAATAACAGGAGTTAATGGCGGACTTGTAATCACAGTTGCAGATGATCCGTCAATGCACTCATCACAAAATGAACAAGACTCAAGATTTTATGGAAAGTTTGCAATGATTCCGATGCTTGAACCGTCAAATCAGCAGGAAGCTTATGATATGGCCTATGAATCTTTTGAATTATCTGAGAAGTTCAAAATTCCTGTACTTATGAGAATTACAACAAGACTCTCTCATTCACGATCAGGTATTAAAAGAAAAGAAATTAAATCGGAAAACCCACTAACTTATCCTGATGATCCGATTCAGTTTGTACTTCTTCCATCGAATGCAAGAAAAAGATACAAAGGTCTGTTGGGAATTCAATCTTCAATTGAAGAAGCTGCAGAAAAATCAAAATACAATAAATACATTGATGGAAAAGATAAATCACTTGGAATTATTGCTTGCGGAATTGCTTTCAATTATCTGATGGAAAATTATCCGGAGAATAATTGTCCACATCCGATTTTAAAAATCGGACAATATCCAATGCCCTATTCTTTGTTGGATAAAATTGTAAATGAATGTGATAAAATTCTTGTCCTCGAAGATGGTTATCCTTTTGTCGAAGAACAGATAAAGGGTTACTTTGATAAAAGCGGAAAGATAACTGGAAGACTTAACGGAGCAATTCCAAGAGACGGTGAGTTAAATCCTGATATAGTTGGTAAAGCATTGGGGAAAGAAGTAAAACAGTTTTTCAAAATTCCGGAAATAGTAAAAAATCGTCCGCCGGAACTTTGCTCGGGTTGTGCACACAGAGATATTTATACTGCATTGAATGAAACCATGAAAGAATTCGGCAAGCAAAAAGTTTTTTCCGATATTGGTTGTTATACGCTTGGTGCACTTCCACCCTGGAATGCCATTAATTCCTGTGTTGATATGGGAGCTTCAATCACTATGGCTAAAGGCGCTGCTGATGCCGGTGTTCGACCTTCTGTTGCTGTGATTGGCGATTCAACTTTTACGCATAGTGGAATGACAGCTTTGCTTGATTGTGTTTATGAAAACACTCCGGTTACAATTATAATTGCTGATAATGCAACAACAGCTATGACCGGTGGACAAACTTCGCCTGCAACGGGAAGACTTGAACAAATCTGTATTGGACTTGGAGTTAAACCGGAACATGTTCGTGTGCTTACTCCATTACCAAAATTTCATGAAGAAATGATTAAAGTAATCCGTGAAGAACTTTTATATGAAGGTGTATCTGTAATTATTCCAAGAAGAGAATGTATTCAAACTGCAACGAGAAGCAAAAAAGAACAAAGAGTAAAAGCTGAAGAGGTAACTCAATGA
- a CDS encoding indolepyruvate oxidoreductase subunit beta, giving the protein MKADIILSGVGGQGIVSIAATIAQAALDNNLFIKQSEVHGMSQRGGAVYSHLRISDREIASDLIPLGHADIIISVEPMESLRYLPWLKEDGWLVTNSTPFINIPDYPDLKSLHLEIEKFPNHILINADEIARQVKSPRSSNIVMLGAASPFLEIPIENFEQAIGKIFGRKGEKIVELNIQALHAGREYSLTHQKEKV; this is encoded by the coding sequence ATGAAAGCAGATATAATTTTATCCGGAGTTGGCGGACAGGGAATAGTTTCAATTGCCGCCACAATTGCACAGGCAGCCTTGGATAATAATCTTTTTATAAAGCAATCCGAAGTCCACGGAATGAGTCAACGCGGAGGAGCAGTTTATTCACACTTAAGGATTTCAGATAGAGAAATTGCAAGTGATCTGATTCCACTTGGTCATGCAGATATTATTATTTCTGTTGAGCCAATGGAATCTCTCAGATACTTACCCTGGCTTAAGGAAGACGGTTGGCTTGTAACCAATTCAACTCCGTTTATTAATATTCCCGACTATCCCGATTTGAAATCATTACATTTGGAAATTGAGAAATTTCCAAATCATATTTTAATTAATGCTGATGAGATAGCCCGACAAGTTAAATCACCGCGTTCTTCAAATATTGTTATGCTTGGTGCAGCATCACCATTTCTTGAAATTCCTATAGAAAATTTTGAACAGGCAATTGGAAAAATATTCGGTAGGAAAGGAGAGAAAATAGTTGAGTTGAATATTCAGGCACTTCACGCCGGAAGAGAATATTCACTAACTCATCAGAAAGAAAAAGTGTAG
- a CDS encoding aminopeptidase P family protein — MFDHQIYIKRREELKKKFKSGLLLFLGNDEAPINYPANTYNFRQDSSFLYYFGLPIPNLAGIIDVDENKEYLFGYEYTLEDIVWMGPQPKLAELAERVGVQNSDSISNLKKFLKTKVSKGVKIHFLPLYRGEHNLKLASLLDDDPFKINRKASKKLIEAVVEQRSVKAPEEIAEIEYALEIAYQMHTTAMRMAKPGLTENDIYAALNGIALSLGNGVSFHPIISINGQTLHNHFHGNQLQEGKLLVCDAGAESYEFYSSDITRTIPVGGKFSQRQKDIYEIVLTAQKNAINMIKPGVKHVDVHLTAAKIIAAGLIQLGIMKGNPGEAVKAGAHALFFPHGLGHMMGLDVHDMEGLGEQYVGYDDKTKRSEQFGLAYLRLAKELKSGFVFTCEPGIYFIPELIDQWKAKKKLKNFINYDKVEEYRNFGGIRIEDNILVTENGYKVLGRLIPKEVSDVEAAYNAV; from the coding sequence ATGTTTGACCATCAAATCTATATCAAACGCAGAGAAGAACTAAAGAAGAAATTCAAATCCGGATTACTATTATTTTTAGGTAATGATGAAGCCCCGATAAATTATCCTGCAAATACTTATAACTTCAGGCAGGATAGTTCATTTCTTTATTACTTTGGTTTACCCATTCCTAATCTTGCCGGCATTATTGATGTTGACGAAAACAAAGAATATCTGTTTGGATACGAATACACTCTTGAAGATATTGTTTGGATGGGACCTCAGCCAAAACTTGCCGAACTTGCTGAAAGAGTTGGTGTGCAGAATTCTGATTCAATTTCTAATCTTAAAAAATTTCTGAAAACAAAAGTCAGCAAAGGCGTAAAGATTCACTTTCTGCCCTTGTATCGTGGCGAACACAATTTAAAACTTGCATCTTTACTTGATGATGATCCATTTAAGATAAACAGGAAAGCATCAAAGAAATTAATCGAAGCTGTAGTTGAACAAAGATCTGTTAAAGCGCCCGAAGAAATTGCTGAAATAGAATACGCACTTGAAATTGCTTATCAGATGCATACAACTGCAATGAGAATGGCAAAACCCGGTTTAACCGAGAACGATATTTATGCAGCTTTGAATGGCATTGCATTATCTCTTGGCAACGGAGTTTCATTTCATCCGATAATTTCGATTAACGGACAAACTCTTCACAATCACTTCCACGGCAATCAGCTTCAGGAAGGAAAGTTACTTGTTTGTGATGCTGGTGCCGAATCATACGAATTTTACTCAAGCGATATTACACGAACAATTCCTGTTGGTGGAAAATTTTCTCAGCGACAAAAAGATATTTATGAAATTGTTCTCACCGCACAGAAGAATGCAATTAATATGATTAAACCCGGTGTTAAGCATGTTGATGTTCATCTAACTGCTGCTAAAATCATTGCTGCAGGATTAATTCAACTCGGAATTATGAAAGGAAATCCGGGCGAAGCTGTTAAAGCTGGTGCACACGCTTTATTCTTTCCGCACGGACTTGGGCATATGATGGGGCTTGATGTTCACGATATGGAAGGACTTGGTGAACAGTATGTTGGTTATGATGATAAAACTAAACGAAGCGAGCAGTTTGGATTAGCTTATTTAAGATTGGCGAAGGAACTTAAATCCGGTTTTGTATTTACATGTGAACCGGGAATTTATTTTATTCCCGAACTTATTGATCAATGGAAAGCAAAAAAGAAATTAAAAAACTTTATCAACTACGACAAAGTTGAAGAATACAGAAACTTTGGTGGAATCAGAATTGAAGATAATATTCTTGTAACCGAAAACGGTTATAAAGTATTAGGAAGACTTATTCCAAAAGAGGTTTCTGATGTAGAAGCGGCGTATAATGCGGTTTGA